A single Fusarium oxysporum Fo47 chromosome IV, complete sequence DNA region contains:
- a CDS encoding major facilitator superfamily domain-containing protein — MSSFSEKSQPVQSKTSEHDGDVIQDEAIHVPGYDPTLTIESGETRRALLKVDFFILPFIVLCFCFLQFDRTNIGNALTDTLRTDINIDNSDINLAQTLFTVGFIVTELPFNMISKYMGPERFLPITMFLWGITTWSQIFLKNAHGLCAARFFIGALEGGYIPGFALYISRYYTNQELALRYAIFWASNSFAGALGGPLSIGLLSLRGRGGLHGWQWLFLIEGVLTCFLGVLAYLYFPHNAAKPKTFFGRSFNIFTEREASIIVTRVIRNDPTKALRYGQPVLLSHIVDTFTDWRLYGHLVAGLLSMVMISPMNTYAPSIIKSLGFTSLQANGLNSVGSVCALIWSVTLAFSSDHFRERGFHIALGYLWGAAGLLWLALAPNGVSKWTLYGGVVWTQMGMGCVQAISAAWLTTKMQDYKRPVALAAYVMSIQLANFPDAPRYTRGLSIAAGCAIAAAVVILVWKLLYRLFDNGDAGVEAKFQVASEETRSEI; from the exons ATGAGTTCCTTTTCTGAAAAGAGTCAGCCGGTTCAGTCCAAGACTTCAGAACATGATGGCGATGTTATTCAGGATGAAGCTATTCATGTTCCGGGTTATGATCCTACCCTTACCATTGAATCTGGAGAAACCAGGAGAGCTCTGCTCAAAGTTGATTTCTTTATCCTGCCCTTTATCGTTCTTTGTTTCTGCTTCCTCCAATTCGACCGTACCAACATCGGCAACGCGTTGACTGATACACTTCGAActgacatcaacatcgatAACTCAGACATTAACTTAGCCCAAACTCTCTTCACGGTAGGCTTCATCGTGACAGAGTTGCCCTTCAACATGATCAGCAAGTACATGGGCCCTGAGAGATTCCTTCCCATCACCATGTTCCTCTGGGGCATTACTACCTGGTCTCAAATCTTCCTGAAAAACGCACACGGTTTATGTGCGGCTCGGTTCTTTATTGGTGCCCTTGAGGGTGGTTATATCCCCGGTTTTGCTCTTTACATCTCGCGGTACTATACGAACCAAGAGCTTGCTTTGAGGTATGCCATTTTCTGGGCATCAAACAGCTTTGCTGGTGCTCTTGGTGGGCCTCTGTCTATTGGTCTTCTTTCACTTCGTGGAAGAGGTGGTCTTCACGGATGGCAATGGCTGTTCCTAATTG AGGGCGTCTTGACCTGCTTCCTCGGAGTCCTCGCATACCTATACTTTCCCCATAACGCTGCGAAACCCAAGACCTTCTTTGGCAGGTCATTCAACATCTTCACCGAGCGTGAAgcttccatcatcgtcacccGCGTCATCCGCAACGATCCTACCAAGGCCCTCCGATACGGCCAACCAGTTCTGCTGTCACATATTGTCGACACCTTTACTGACTGGAGATTATATGGGCATCTTGTCGCTGGCCTTCTGTCTATGGTCATGATCTCGCCGATGAACACATACGCTccctccatcatcaagtcTCTAGGCTTCACCTCACTCCAAGCCAACGGTCTCAACTCCGTCGGCAGTGTCTGCGCCTTGATCTGGTCAGTAACTTTGGCATTCAGCAGTGATCACTTCCGTGAGCGTGGTTTCCACATTGCCCTTGGCTACCTCTGGGGAGCTGCTGGTCTACTCTGGCTGGCGCTTGCACCAAATGGCGTGTCGAAGTGGACTTTATATGGCGGTGTTGTCTGGACACAAATGGGGATGGGATGCGTTCAAGCCATCAGTGCTGCATGGCTCACGACTAAGATGCAGGATTACAAGAGACCTGTTGCCTTGGCTGCTTATGTGATGAGTATCCAGCTTGCTAACTTTCCTG ATGCTCCCCGTTACACTCGCGGACTGAGCATTGCTGCTGGTTGTGCCATTGCTGCTGCGGTTGTTATTCTCGTCTGGAAGTTGCTTTACCGACTCTTTGATAATGGTGATGCTGGTGTCGAGGCAAAGTTCCAAGTTGCTTCTGAGGAGACTAGAAGTGAGATTTAA
- a CDS encoding Alpha/Beta hydrolase protein, translated as MSSYADSWVQFEESLGGVRPVLKGSAEEMRDQFSGLGSLLASQSPPFPENKLKVSDGEVGGVAYRTYTPHGSETKEFPIGVFYHSGGFVVGNLDSEDGFCRNIALKANVVILNVGYRLSPEHKAPTHLEDAVTLYEWAFNNTEIIGGNYSNMFTIGTSAGGGLALAVARKVALGQTNLPTDSIKGVVALCPVAFHPRNIPTKFQTKHSSYKENKDNVPIVDEESLLQMFDNTGIDPNDKNYFPMLDDSCLKIFPRTYVVTCGMDTLRDDGKVLYDSLSSAGVPTKTNHYGNMPHCFWIVPSLPETEVFLHELISGVTWAIKSSN; from the exons ATGTCTTCTTACGCTGACTCCTGGGTTCAG TTTGAAGAGTCTCTGGGTGGCGTTCGCCCGGTCTTAAAGGGCTCCGCGGAAGAAATGAGAGATCAATTCAGCGGACTCGGCTCTCTCCTTGCATCTCAGTCTCCTCCTTTTCCAGAGAATAAGTTGAAGGTCAGTGATGGAGAAGTAGGTGGGGTTGCATATCGGACGTACACGCCTCATGGCTCTGAAACCAAGGAATTTCCCATCGGTGTTTTCTATCACTCTGGAGGTTTTGTTGTAGGGAACCTTGACTCTGAGGATGGCTTTTGTCGAAATATCGCACTGAAGGCCAACGTGGTTATTTTGAACGTTGGTTATCGATTATCTCCAGAACACAAGGCTCCAACACATTTAGAGGATGCTGTGACTCTTTACGAATGG GCTTTCAACAACACAGAGATCATTGGCGGCAATTACTCTAATATGTTTACCATCGGCACATCTGCTGGTGGTGGACTTGCCCTTGCAGTTGCCCGAAAGGTGGCCCTTGGCCAGACAAATCTTCCTACGGATTCTATCAAGGGTGTTGTTGCACTTTGCCCAGTTGCATTCCACCCACGAAACATTCCAACAAAGTTCCAGACGAAACACTCGTCCTACAAGGAGAACAAAGATAACGTACCCATAGTCGATGAGGAATCACTTCTGCAGATGTTTGACAACACTGGTATCGATCCTAACGACAAGAACTACTTTCCAATGCTGGACGATAGCTGTTTGAAGATATTCCCTCGGACATATGTCGTAACTTGCGGCATGGATACACTACGGGATGACGGAAAGGTTCTTTACGATAGCCTCTCCTCGGCTGGCGTGCCTACCAAGACCAACCACTATGGTAACATGCCTCATTGTTTCTGGATAGTCCCATCTTTACCCGAGACTGAGGTGTTCTTGCACGAGTTGATAAGCGGGGTCACCTGGGCCATCAAGAGTAGTAATTAG
- a CDS encoding HSP20-like chaperone encodes MADNEPTPAETAAANAKEAEEQAALPYKWTQTISELDVTFNVPGNLKSRDLVITIKKQSLQAGIKGQDPIIQGDLPHAVHVDDSTWTLSTNSDGTKTVEIHLDKVNKMEWWAHVVTSAPKIDVTKIQPDNSKLSDLDGETRGMVEKMMFDQQQKEKGLPSSDEQKKADILKKFQEQHPEMDFSKAKIN; translated from the exons ATGGCTGATAACG AACCTACACCCGCTGAGACCGCCGCTGCTAACGCAAAGGAGGCCGAGGAGCAGGCTGCTCTTCCCTACAAGTGGACTCAGACCATCTCAGAGCTCGATGTCACCTTCAACGTACCCGGAAACCTCAAGTCGAGGGATCTCGTCATCACtatcaagaagcagagcCTACAGGCGGGTATCAAGGGCCAGGATCCAATCATCCAG GGCGACCTCCCCCACGCCGTCCACGTTGACGACTCTACATGGACACTCAGCACCAACTCAGATGGCACCAAGACAGTTGAGATCCACCTCGACAAGGTGAACAAGATGGAATGGTGGGCGCACGTTGTCACCTCCGCTCCCAAGATCGACGTGACCAAGATCCAGCCCGACAACTCCAAGCTTTCAGATCTCGACGGTGAGACCCGCGGTATGGtcgagaagatgatgttcgaccagcagcagaaggagaagggccTGCCCAGCTCAGacgagcagaagaaggcggaTATCCTCAAGAAGTTCCAGGAGCAGCATCCCGAGATGGACTTtagcaaggccaagatcaACTAA
- a CDS encoding ANTH domain-containing protein yields the protein MSSSFEKSVKGATKIKNAPPKTKYIEHILVATHSGEAGVGEVFRALTYRLRDSTWTVVFKSLITVHLMIREGSPDVTLAFLSTHRNVLAISSFTDAQIQGRNIRHYAHYLAERARAYEKTKTDWVRASESRLEKLSVEKGLLRETEIVQHQLEALLKCDVMENEPENEITITVFRLLVLDLLALFQVLNQGLISILGNFFEMSKVDAERAMAIYRKFTKQTDYVVQYLSVARQHEHHTRVEVPKLKHAPVNLGRQLEEYLHDPDFEVHRRQYLAEQDVKKIGGGSSSKQGGLSKKKSTDFPEPASNNPFPKITSSSSGNRAPESKPQANKGPDPDLIDFFDSIEQNQTPMSMNPQPQQQTFQQQPTGMPFQQNGFAAQPTGFASNSPFQQPQQTGFMQPQQPQIQQPQIQLQPDFTGAGFGGFTPQQAFQPSSLAPIPQDSMASFPNAAPQIQQPVQNGSPQGLQPMQTGSTNPFRQSMLMAQQTGLPSSATTPALNRQSTNPFARTSPQQNTSPFAQASNSPFQSPSPQQQQQQPALQPTPTGTNPFARNSMMPAPNQEQRPQTAGAALAPQPTGTTNPFRNGAFVNHNTGMGWQANQQPIGGGLDQLPTVPVFPRPAQQTPWQQ from the exons ATGTCAAGCTCCTTCGAAAAGTCCGTCAAGGGCGCAACGAAGATCAAG AATGCTCCCCCAAAGACGAAATACATCGAACACATTCTCGTAGCTACCCATTCCGGCGAAGCTGGCGTCGGCGAGGTCTTTCGCGCTCTCACATACCGTCTCCGCGATTCAACATGGACCGTCGTCTTCAAAAGTCTAATTACTGTTCACCTGATGATCAGAGAGGGATCTCCCGATGTTACACTCGCCTTCCTTTCGACGCATCGCAATGTGCTAGCGATTAGCAGCTTTACAGATG CACAAATCCAAGGACGAAACATTCGACATTATGCCCACTACCTAGCTGAGCGAGCTCGCGCATAcgagaagacgaagacggaTTGGGTGCGCGCTTCTGAGTCAAGACTTGAGAAGCTTTCGGTTGAGAAGGGATTGTTACGGGAGACGGAAATCGTTCAACACCAACTTGAGGCTTTACTAAAATGCGAC GTGATGGAGAACGAGCCAGAGAATGAAATCACTATAACTGTTTTCCGACTGCTTGTCTTGGATCTCTTGGCACTATTTCAAGTTCTCAACCAAGGACTCATCAGCATTCTTG GTAACTTTTTCGAAATGTCAAAGGTGGATGCCGAACGTGCTATGGCCATTTATCGGAAATTCACGAAGCAAACAGACTACGTCGTCCAATATCTGAGCGTAGCTCGTCAGCACGAACACCACACTCGAGTCGAGGTACCGAAGCTCAAGCACGCTCCTGTCAATCTTGGGCGCCAGCTGGAGGAGTATCTTCACGATCCCGATTTCGAGGTCCACCGAAGACAATATTTGGCCGAGCaggatgtcaagaagattgGTGGAGGTTCAAGCTCGAAGCAAGGAGGTctcagcaagaagaagagcacCGATTTCCCCGAACCAGCATCCAACAACCCCTTTCCCAAGATCACATCGTCTTCGAGCGGTAACAGGGCACCCGAATCGAAACCGCAAGCCAACAAGGGTCCTGATCCCGATCTGATCGACTTCTTCGACTCTATCGAACAGAACCAGACACCGATGAGCATGAaccctcagcctcaacaacagactTTCCAACAGCAGCCGACAGGTATGCCGTTTCAACAGAACGGTTTCGCCGCTCAGCCTACTGGATTTGCCTCCAACAGTCCATtccaacagcctcagcaaACTGGGTTCATGCAACCGCAGCAACCTCAGATCCAGCAACCCCAGATCCAATTGCAGCCCGACTTCACCGGAGCTGGTTTCGGAGGTTTCACTCCTCAACAAGCCTTTCAACCAAGCTCACTCGCACCAATCCCTCAGGATTCAATGGCGAGCTTTCCCAACGCTGCCCCTCAGATTCAACAACCCGTCCAGAATGGATCGCCTCAGGGGCTTCAACCGATGCAAACAGGAAGCACCAACCCCTTCCGCCAGTCTATGCTCATGGCTCAACAAACGGgtcttccatcatctgctACAACACCTGCTCTAAACCGCCAATCTACAAACCCATTCGCTCGAACATCACCACAGCAAAACACTTCTCCTTTCGCCCAAGCTTCAAACTCGCCTTTTCAATCAccatctcctcaacagcaacagcaacaacctGCTCTTCAACCTACACCAACCGGCACAAACCCCTTTGCACGCAACTCCATGATGCCAGCGCCAAACCAAGAACAACGTCCACAAACAGCTGGCGCTGCTCTCGCTCCTCAACCGACCGGTACAACCAACCCCTTCCGAAACGGCGCCTTTGTCAACCACAACACAGGTATGGGATGGCAAGCTAACCAGCAGCCTATCGGAGGAGGCCTCGACCAACTCCCAACAGTACCTGTGTTCCCTCGTCCAGCTCAACAGACACCTTGGCAGCAATAA
- a CDS encoding ASST-domain-containing protein, with amino-acid sequence MEQNTLKRRGVGLTGVDKAKSFGGYTLFCPLTSDTAHLVDIDGNEVHSWKLPGRIGRHARILTNGNLAVNTLRKTELTTKDGGPFPFPFFNKYGGGVMSELDPDGRVVRQFTDDLGHHDQYHYGDGRFLYTGLEALSPEDSANVIGGVRGSEIDGITYADTINEVDEKGNLVWQWKVSESLPRDEYPLQPHYTREHYPLINSVIPMRDGKHILASLRSVSAVIIIERSTGNIVWKLGPEVLAQQHNATELDNGNILIFDNGAFRNGESITYTRAIEVDRQTKKIVWEYRDRSQMHNFFTPFMGSAQRLANGNTLLCESAFGRLFEVTKDGYVCWEFINPHFAPYPDRATAKIFPGESNALFRAYRYSLEEIPWAGFGSVGKHM; translated from the exons ATGGAACAAAACACACTAAAAAGACGTGGCGTCGGTCTCACAGGTGTCGACAAGGCTAAGTCCTTCGGCGGCTACACCCTTTTCTGCCCCCTGACCAGCGACACAGCTCACCTTGTCGACATTGACGGCAATGAAGTCCACTCGTGGAAACTCCCCGGGAGAATTGGTCGTCATGCTAGAATTCTCACCAATGGAAATCTTGCTGTCAACACTCTTCGAAAGACTGAGCTCACTACCAAAGATGGAGGCCCAtttccctttcccttcttcaacaagtaTGGTGGTGGAGTGATGAGTGAGCTTGACCCGGATGGAAGAGTGGTCCGTCAGTTTACAGATGACTTAGGTCATCATGATCAATATCACTATGGCGATGGTCGCTTTCTTTATACCGGTCTTGAGGCTCTGTCGCCTGAGGATTCAGCGAATGTTATCGGTGGTGTCCGCGGCAGCGAGATCGATGGCATCACTTACGCCGACACCATcaatgaagttgatgagaagggcAATCTCGTCTGGCAATGGAAGGTCTCGGAGAGTCTCCCACGAGACGAATACCCCCTTCAACCTCACTATACCCGAGAGCATTACCCGCTCATCAACTCCGTTATTCCCATGCGCGACGGAAAACACATCCTCGCATCGCTCCGATCAGTATCAGCCGTCATTATCATCGAGAGATCTACCGGCAACATCGTCTGGAAGCTCGGCCCAGAAGTTCTTGCTCAACAACACAACGCCACTGAGCTCGACAACGGCAACATTCTCATCTTCGACAATGGAGCTTTCCGAAACGGCGAATCTATCACTTATACCCGCGCCATCGAAGTTGATAGACAGACCAAGAAAATCGTCTGGGAGTACAGGGACCGCTCACAGATGCATAACTTCTTTACACCCTTCATGGGCAGTGCGCAGAGATTAGCGAACGGAAACACGTTACTGTGTGAGAGTGCCTTTGGACGGTTGTTTGAGGTTACAAAGGATGGATACGTTTGCTGGGAGTTTATCAACCCGCATTTTGCTCCCTACCCTGATCGGGCCACTGCGAAGATATTCCCCGGGGAATCAAATGCGCTGTTCAGAGCGTATCGATATTCTTTGGAGGAGATTCcttg GGCAGGCTTCGGGAGTGTTGGGAAGCATATGTAA
- a CDS encoding CDK-activating kinase assembly factor MAT1-domain-containing protein, translating into MSRAGVSIRHATDLNAPPPPDQDETCPVCKTTRYFNRDMEFRINPECYHRMCKTCVERIFKDGPNQCPYAGCHKTLRLRGFKTAFFADLAVEREVDIRRRVAAVFNKVEEDFETLNDYNEYLEMVECLTCDLVYGTDEQRRKAEAQLGEWEAKHKQDIERNRRLARETDDARQRRIAAEEEEARQRRLLERQEELEEKANAKRFREEMLDSLQSAEMGRATEAMDKIMLKKRGHNKRDAALGAAGSSGLSIRGLREKKAVVVENKPYDPYGGVRVMPERVDLAPEKLATYSNEWVEITRTKPEFKAGGYSPDEYLTRALFEAFSGLGVFVDEEKVEKSVATAGAKEAAVTGDTGGRMDVDDPF; encoded by the coding sequence ATGTCTCGCGCAGGCGTCTCAATACGCCACGCCACAGATCTCAACGCGCCTCCACCGCCAGACCAAGACGAGACATGTCCCGTATGCAAGACAACACGCTACTTCAACCGGGACATGGAATTCCGCATTAATCCAGAGTGCTACCACCGCATGTGCAAGACCTGCGTCGAGCGAATCTTTAAAGACGGTCCCAACCAATGTCCCTACGCCGGCTGCCACAAGACCCTTCGTCTTCGCGGTTTCAAGACCGCTTTCTTCGCGGATCTTGCCGTGGAGCGTGAAGTCGATATTCGGAGACGAGTGGCGGCGGTGTTTaacaaggttgaggaggacTTTGAGACGCTGAATGACTATAATGAGTACCTGGAGATGGTGGAGTGTTTGACGTGTGACCTCGTTTATGGCACCGACGAACAGAGGAGGAAGGCTGAGGCGCAACTTGGCGAGTGGGAGGCGAAACACAAGCAGGACATTGAGCGCAACAGACGTCTTGCGCGCGAAACAGACGATGCTCGCCAGCGCCGCATCgcagcagaggaagaagaagcccgaCAGCGACGATTACTTGAACGACAGGAAGAACTCGAAGAAAAAGCCAACGCCAAGCGTTTCCGCGAAGAAATGCTCGACTCTCTCCAAAGCGCCGAGATGGGTCGCGCAACAGAAGCGATGGACAAGATTATGCTCAAGAAACGAGGACACAACAAGCGCGACGCAGCACTCGGCGCAGCAGGAAGCAGCGGTCTCTCTATCAGAGGACTGcgcgagaagaaggctgtCGTTGTGGAGAACAAGCCATACGATCCGTACGGCGGCGTGCGTGTCATGCCAGAACGCGTAGACCTTGCGCCGGAGAAACTAGCGACGTATAGCAATGAGTGGGTCGAGATCACAAGGACGAAGCCCGAGTTCAAGGCTGGAGGGTACAGTCCTGATGAGTATCTCACTCGAGCTTTGTTCGAGGCTTTTTCAGGGCTGGGTGTGTTTGTggatgaggagaaggttgagaagagtGTTGCTACGGCGGGCGCGAAAGAAGCGGCTGTGACGGGAGATACAGGGGGTAGAATGGACGTCGATGATCCGTTCTAG